One window of the Triticum dicoccoides isolate Atlit2015 ecotype Zavitan chromosome 3B, WEW_v2.0, whole genome shotgun sequence genome contains the following:
- the LOC119281131 gene encoding uncharacterized protein LOC119281131: METMVANGGGEGRAAARYGDREQQGAGCGGARRFQMPLHYPRYTRANYEAMPEWQLDRLLSDYGLPVHGSVQQKRSFAMGAFLWGAGN; the protein is encoded by the coding sequence ATGGAGACGATGGTGGCGAACGGCGGTGGGGagggccgggcggcggcgaggtACGGGGACAGGGAGCAGCAGGGCGCGGGGTGCGGAGGCGCGCGCCGCTTCCAGATGCCGCTGCACTACCCGAGGTACACCAGGGCCAACTACGAGGCCATGCCCGAGTGGCAGCTCGACCGCCTCCTCTCCGACTACGGCCTCCCCGTCCACGGCAGCGTCCAGCAGAAGCGCAGCTTCGCCATGGGGGCCTTCCTCTGGGGCGCCGGCAACTGA
- the LOC119275473 gene encoding uncharacterized protein LOC119275473: MQRSLAVGIKSENNGKRDYTGTGTVPSLHKQDSKILTKKTIKLLDAPPCPKRPKLEPTQTTRGAEAKGHESLPHKIVPEMVRCTASEKSGLLKQRRISDAKRIDKKNARSGVRSKYDCFTLKSGLGNHDSSFMGNGMLGAHGLKSDIRDITNHIENLTLSELLDGTYKYSSLGREKGKKVLHTKDELLVSVRKAFFMLSDMDSSPGKDGNFTPSPRLHSATTSSSDIKDQCSDKPSSLVKDPLQTEVCNVCPKDILSRLTLPQGHDLDSLLSAGSESSATGPSMTTHGASLPPFTWSHSQAGVYRPSVDSGKHGSSRSNIHWQWLRVGSYPTSQDYEDLPVHQIDDLLQEMDMAKSSIIDSCSRQSNLCCTESTSGSLGQTIYSRKTESEHGPQQLHPLDHVGSSDSFQRNDGERSLLKARQASRKILCAAETLCDMRRSTEGWSPQVYSNGTINLPKSPPDKVKARKPSSPFGTAESSSGSRNSDPARSGNHSTKKVVDRKNDSVCMSNPGEGLIRWPVPIEDAVSPVKPEKGLMLDMRQNHSNAARHPIHVSSQARLEKEYENQQKLRKATLASSLGSGDWNKERNRRL, encoded by the exons ATGCAGAGATCTCTTGCTGTTGGCATTAAGTCTGAGAACAATGGCAAGCGGGATTACACTGGAACTGGTACTGTTCCATCCTTGCATAAGCAAGATAGCAAGATACTGACCAAAAAGACCATAAAGTTGTTGGATGCGCCACCTTGTCCAAAAAGGCCAAAGCTAGAGCCAACTCAAACCACTAGAGGTGCTGAAGCTAAGGGCCATGAATCGCTGCCACATAAGATTGTTCCTGAAATGGTACGATGCACAGCATCTG AAAAATCTGGGTTGCTAAAGCAGAGGCGCATTTCTGATGCAAAGAGAATTGACAAGAAGAATGCTAGGTCTGGTGTCAGATCTAAATATGATTGTTTCACATTAAAGTCTGGTTTAGGAAATCATGATTCCAGTTTCATGGGAAATGGCATGCTTG GGGCACATGGCCTTAAATCTGATATCCGTGACATCACGAATCACATTGAGAACCTGACATTGAGTGAACTTCTCGATGGCACTTACAAATATTCCAGCTTAGGAAGAGAAAAAGGAAAGAAGGTATTGCACACAAAAGATGAACTCCTAGTCTCTGTCAGAAAAGCTTTTTTTATGCTATCTGACATGGACAGTAGTCCTGGAAAAGATGGTAATTTTACTCCTAGTCCTAGGCTGCATTCAGCAACCACCTCAAGCTCTGATATCAAAGATCAGTGTAGTGACAAACCATCCTCTTTGGTTAAG GATCCTTTACAAACTGAGGTCTGCAATGTTTGCCCAAAGGACATCCTAAGCCGTTTAACACTTCCCCAAGGACATGATCTTGATTCTCTTTTATCAGCTGGAAGCGAGAGCTCAGCTACAGGGCCTTCCATGACAACTCATGGAGCTAGTTTGCCACCATTTACTTGGTCACACTCACAAGCTGGGGTTTACCGACCGAGCGTCGACTCTGGTAAACATGGGTCAAGTAGGAGTAACATCCATTGGCAGTGGTTGAGAGTTGGATCATATCCAACCTCTCAGGATTACGAAGATTTACCTGTCCATCAAATTGATGATCTTCTTCAGGAAATGGATATGGCAAAGTCGTCTATCATTGATTCATGTAGCAGACAATCTAATTTATGCTGCACGGAATCAACTTCTGGATCCCTCGGACAAACTATTTACTCGAGAAAAACTGAAAGCGAGCATGGTCCGCAGCAACTGCATCCACTAGACCATGTGGGCTCCTCAGATAGCTTCCAGAGGAATGACGGTGAACGTTCTCTTCTGAAAGCACGTCAAG CATCACGGAAGATATTGTGCGCAGCTGAGACCCTATGTGATATGAGAAGAAGCACGGAAGGGTGGAGTCCCCAAGTATATAGCAATGGGACAATAAATTTGCCAAAGTCACCTCCTGATAAGGTGAAAGCCCGTAAGCCGTCATCACCGTTTGGTACAGCTGAGAGCTCCTCGGGCTCTCGGAATAGTGATCCAGCTCGCAGCGGAAACCATTCTACCAAGAAAGTGGTCGATAGGAAGAACGATTCTGTGTGCATGAGCAACCCAGGGGAAGGGCTTATCAGGTGGCCTGTTCCTATTGAAGATGCTGTATCTCCTGTCAAACCCGAGAAGGGCCTTATGCTTGATATGAGACAAAACCACAGCAATGCCGCAAGGCATCCGATTCATGTATCGTCTCAGGCACGGCTTGAGAAGGAATACGAAAACCAGCAGAAACTGAGGAAAGCAACATTGGCCTCGTCTCTAGGATCGGGAGACTGGAATAAGGAGAGGAACAGGAGATTGTGA